The following proteins are co-located in the Clostridiales bacterium genome:
- a CDS encoding class II aldolase/adducin family protein, whose protein sequence is MFEKEKLEIIKAGMTLDRYGLIALSGGNLSLRTATGEILITPSGMIYENMEADDVIVMDIEGKVIEGDRKPSSDTDGILYIFQKRPDLNAVIHTHQPYATAISLIEDEFRADLTTLANATAGSVKVTPFSSPGSIDMGIDTVNNLGDSLAVILANHGVMTVGTSLKQALYAAVYMEESAKCYLAARACGETKKLNDKQIQQSIDVFKYYGQDTATIPKELVKRIES, encoded by the coding sequence ATGTTTGAAAAAGAAAAATTAGAAATTATAAAAGCAGGAATGACCTTGGATAGATATGGCCTGATTGCTCTTTCCGGAGGAAATCTCAGTTTGAGAACCGCCACAGGTGAAATTCTGATCACCCCGTCCGGAATGATCTACGAAAATATGGAAGCCGACGATGTGATCGTCATGGATATAGAAGGAAAGGTCATCGAAGGAGACAGAAAGCCTTCTTCCGACACAGACGGCATTCTGTACATCTTCCAAAAAAGACCGGATCTCAACGCAGTCATTCACACTCACCAGCCCTACGCCACCGCCATCAGTCTCATCGAGGACGAATTCCGCGCCGATCTGACTACATTGGCCAACGCAACAGCAGGAAGTGTTAAAGTGACACCTTTCAGCTCGCCGGGCAGCATCGACATGGGAATCGACACAGTCAACAATCTTGGAGACAGCCTCGCTGTCATCCTTGCAAACCACGGCGTCATGACGGTAGGCACTTCTTTGAAGCAAGCACTGTACGCCGCCGTTTACATGGAAGAGTCGGCAAAATGTTATCTTGCCGCAAGAGCATGCGGTGAAACAAAGAAGCTCAATGACAAACAGATCCAGCAGTCCATCGACGTATTCAAATA
- a CDS encoding metal-sensing transcriptional repressor, which translates to MPEIKDRKKTGKERVEVDQMFAKSDETRQALEKSNENPCHSCSVKKNAQDENITIREEKLKASLVTRLNRVEGQVRGIKGMIERDVYCNDVLNQIAAVQAALDSVSKLVLENHIRGCLVEKIQAGDDKIVDELLVTIGKML; encoded by the coding sequence ATGCCAGAAATAAAGGATAGAAAAAAGACGGGGAAAGAGAGAGTCGAGGTGGATCAGATGTTTGCGAAGAGCGACGAAACGAGGCAAGCTCTTGAAAAGAGCAATGAGAATCCTTGTCATAGCTGCTCTGTTAAGAAGAACGCACAGGATGAGAATATCACCATCAGAGAAGAAAAGTTAAAAGCCAGCCTTGTTACGAGGCTCAATCGAGTGGAAGGCCAGGTGCGCGGTATCAAAGGTATGATTGAAAGAGACGTTTATTGCAACGATGTGCTCAATCAGATTGCGGCGGTTCAAGCAGCGCTGGATTCTGTCAGCAAGCTGGTTCTGGAAAATCATATTCGTGGCTGTCTTGTTGAAAAAATACAGGCTGGCGATGATAAAATCGTCGATGAATTGCTTGTTACCATTGGGAAAATGTTATAG
- a CDS encoding copper-translocating P-type ATPase produces the protein MCSIRLRRFKQRWILSASWFWKIIFVAVLLKKYRLAMIKSSMNCLLPLGKCYRKDVDFVKETLKITGMTCAACSARIEKVVAKMEGVEEISVNLATEKAVVAYDPGRTTLDQIKERIEKAGYGAAEIQKKAAVVDEDKLQKEKEIKTLWIKFWVSTVFAVPLLYFAMGSMIWWLRFPIPFVFNPMQFPLNYAILQIVLTIPIVAAGYRFYTVGYKAILNRSPNMDSLIAMGTTAAIIYSLYSVYEITQGNFGAVEGLYFETAGVIITLILLGKSLEAVSKGRTSEAIKKLMGLAPKTATVIKDGKEYEVPIEDVEIGHIILVKPGEKIPVDGVVTEGNTSVDESMLTGESIPVEKRAGDPVYAASINKNGLIRFEAKKVGGDTALAQIIKLVEEAQGSKAPIAQMADVVSGYFVPIVFVIAVLAFLAWFISGESLVFSLTIFIAILVIACPCALGLATPTAIMVGTGKGAEYGILIKGGEALETTHKINTIVFDKTGTITEGKPEVTDIITANGIHRTDLLQLAASAEKGSEHPLGEAIVNKAEAEALEFLKVEEFAAIPGHGIEVVIAGKKLLLGNRKLMKERSVDLTGLEQESDRLAGEGKTPMYIAADGRISGIIAVADVVKASSQKAIDKLKSMGLEVAMITGDNRKTAEAIAKQVGIDRVLAEVLPQDKSNEVKKLQSEGKQVAMVGDGINDAPALAQADIGIAIGSGTDVAMESADIVLMKSDLMDVPAAIQLSKSTIRNIKQNLFWAFGYNVIGIPIAAGVLHLFGGPLLNPIFAAAAMSLSSVSVLTNALRLKRFKPFR, from the coding sequence ATGTGCTCAATCAGATTGCGGCGGTTCAAGCAGCGCTGGATTCTGTCAGCAAGCTGGTTCTGGAAAATCATATTCGTGGCTGTCTTGTTGAAAAAATACAGGCTGGCGATGATAAAATCGTCGATGAATTGCTTGTTACCATTGGGAAAATGTTATAGAAAGGACGTGGATTTTGTGAAAGAGACATTAAAGATAACCGGAATGACCTGCGCTGCCTGCTCGGCCAGGATTGAAAAGGTTGTGGCCAAAATGGAGGGAGTCGAAGAGATTTCCGTGAATCTTGCCACAGAGAAGGCAGTGGTTGCTTATGATCCGGGCAGGACTACGCTGGATCAGATCAAGGAGCGGATCGAAAAAGCAGGATATGGAGCTGCAGAGATCCAAAAGAAGGCAGCTGTGGTGGATGAAGATAAACTTCAGAAGGAGAAAGAAATCAAAACGCTATGGATCAAATTCTGGGTCTCCACCGTATTTGCTGTGCCGCTGCTGTACTTTGCCATGGGCTCAATGATTTGGTGGCTGCGGTTTCCCATCCCGTTCGTTTTCAACCCGATGCAGTTTCCGCTGAACTATGCGATTCTGCAGATCGTGCTTACCATCCCCATCGTTGCAGCGGGGTACAGGTTCTATACGGTGGGATATAAGGCGATCTTAAACCGAAGTCCCAATATGGACTCACTCATTGCAATGGGAACGACGGCTGCAATCATATACAGTCTCTACTCGGTTTATGAAATAACACAAGGCAACTTTGGTGCAGTAGAAGGGCTCTATTTTGAAACTGCAGGGGTCATTATTACATTAATCCTGCTCGGTAAATCTCTGGAAGCAGTTTCCAAAGGGAGGACGTCAGAGGCGATCAAAAAGCTCATGGGTCTAGCACCGAAAACAGCTACCGTCATCAAAGATGGTAAGGAATATGAAGTACCCATTGAGGATGTTGAAATCGGCCACATCATTCTTGTGAAGCCGGGAGAGAAAATTCCTGTTGATGGCGTGGTTACCGAGGGTAATACCTCTGTGGATGAATCCATGCTCACAGGCGAAAGTATCCCTGTTGAAAAAAGAGCAGGGGATCCGGTCTATGCTGCCAGCATCAACAAAAACGGACTCATCCGGTTTGAAGCGAAAAAAGTCGGAGGGGATACTGCTCTTGCGCAGATCATCAAGCTGGTGGAAGAAGCACAGGGGTCCAAGGCCCCCATTGCACAGATGGCCGATGTGGTTTCCGGTTACTTTGTGCCTATCGTATTTGTCATTGCAGTGCTCGCGTTTCTGGCATGGTTTATCAGCGGAGAGTCTCTTGTATTTTCTCTCACCATATTCATTGCCATCCTCGTGATCGCCTGCCCTTGTGCACTAGGGCTTGCAACACCTACCGCTATCATGGTGGGTACTGGTAAGGGGGCTGAGTACGGCATCCTTATTAAAGGCGGTGAGGCCCTTGAAACAACCCATAAGATCAACACCATCGTCTTTGATAAAACGGGAACCATCACGGAAGGAAAGCCGGAAGTTACCGATATCATTACTGCAAATGGAATCCACCGAACAGATCTGCTCCAGCTGGCTGCCTCTGCCGAGAAGGGTTCTGAGCATCCGCTGGGTGAGGCAATCGTGAACAAAGCCGAGGCCGAAGCGCTTGAATTTCTTAAGGTAGAAGAATTTGCAGCAATTCCTGGGCATGGTATCGAGGTGGTCATCGCTGGAAAGAAACTTCTGCTCGGCAATCGTAAACTGATGAAGGAGCGATCCGTCGATTTGACAGGATTGGAGCAGGAATCAGACCGCCTTGCAGGGGAAGGAAAGACGCCGATGTACATCGCAGCAGACGGAAGGATTTCTGGAATCATTGCTGTTGCTGATGTGGTCAAAGCAAGCAGCCAAAAGGCTATTGACAAATTAAAATCCATGGGGCTTGAGGTGGCAATGATCACCGGAGACAATCGGAAGACTGCAGAAGCCATCGCAAAACAGGTAGGGATTGACCGTGTTCTTGCAGAAGTACTTCCCCAGGATAAATCCAATGAGGTGAAGAAACTTCAGAGTGAAGGAAAACAGGTTGCGATGGTTGGAGATGGAATTAATGATGCACCGGCACTTGCTCAGGCGGATATCGGTATTGCCATCGGTTCGGGAACAGACGTTGCCATGGAATCTGCGGATATCGTTCTGATGAAAAGCGATTTGATGGATGTTCCTGCGGCCATTCAGCTGAGCAAGAGTACCATCCGAAACATAAAACAAAACCTTTTCTGGGCATTTGGTTACAATGTGATCGGCATTCCCATTGCCGCCGGGGTACTCCATCTGTTTGGCGGACCGCTTCTGAATCCGATTTTCGCTGCCGCCGCAATGTCCCTCAGTTCTGTATCCGTATTGACCAACGCGCTGAGACTGAAGCGTTTCAAACCGTTTCGATGA
- the copZ gene encoding copper chaperone CopZ yields the protein MEKKVLNVEGMSCLHCVNAVTNALTALDGVGDVAIDLEGKTVAVEYDGDKVSLDAIRDAIEEEGYDVV from the coding sequence ATGGAAAAGAAAGTTTTAAATGTCGAAGGAATGTCCTGCCTGCATTGTGTTAACGCGGTGACAAATGCGCTGACCGCCCTGGATGGTGTGGGTGATGTGGCAATAGATCTTGAGGGGAAGACCGTTGCAGTGGAATATGATGGAGATAAGGTCTCTCTTGATGCCATTCGAGATGCCATTGAAGAAGAAGGCTATGATGTCGTGTGA
- a CDS encoding response regulator transcription factor, with protein MKNNGKKVLVVDDEVKILEVLRSFLESKDYTVFTAEDGKQALSIFEKESISFVILDLMLPDLTGEEICERIRQKSRVPIIMLTAKVEEEAILNGLAVGADDYITKPFRLKELHARMEAVSRRSSEDLLPLYRRMSFCSGDLEVDMDTREIKKSGCQISLTPNEFKILAALIKYPNKVFTREELIAAAFGEDFEGYDRSVDSHIKNLRQKIETDSKNPLYVVTVHGIGYKFGGK; from the coding sequence ATGAAGAATAATGGAAAGAAAGTCCTTGTAGTCGATGATGAGGTGAAAATACTGGAAGTCCTCCGATCCTTCCTGGAAAGCAAAGATTATACGGTATTCACCGCGGAAGACGGAAAACAGGCATTGTCCATCTTTGAGAAGGAAAGCATCTCTTTCGTGATTCTGGATCTAATGCTGCCGGATCTTACCGGTGAAGAGATCTGCGAGAGGATCAGGCAGAAATCGCGGGTGCCGATTATTATGCTGACGGCAAAGGTCGAGGAAGAAGCTATTCTGAACGGCCTTGCCGTCGGTGCAGATGATTACATCACCAAGCCCTTTCGCCTGAAAGAGCTCCATGCCAGGATGGAAGCAGTATCGCGCAGGTCTTCGGAGGACCTGCTTCCTCTCTATCGCAGAATGTCCTTTTGCAGTGGGGATTTGGAAGTGGATATGGATACGCGGGAGATTAAAAAGAGCGGGTGCCAAATCAGTTTGACACCCAATGAGTTTAAGATACTAGCCGCGTTGATCAAATATCCCAATAAGGTCTTTACCCGGGAAGAACTGATTGCTGCAGCGTTCGGAGAAGACTTTGAGGGGTATGATCGCTCTGTTGACAGCCATATTAAAAACCTGAGGCAAAAGATTGAGACGGATTCAAAAAATCCGCTTTACGTTGTCACCGTCCATGGAATTGGATACAAATTCGGAGGAAAATAG
- a CDS encoding HAMP domain-containing histidine kinase — protein sequence MKFSLKAKLSMAIALVALLTVALISLLANYFIQSRFEGYIASQQEKTADQIVESISVQYDSDADQWNTDFVHTIGMYALYDGYIVKVIDQYGKTVWDALTCDMKLCTKVMDDISHRMMMEYPTMNGEFTTRDFPVEQDGKQIGTVAIGYYGPFFFSEDDFQFLKALNQILILIGGLSLIISAGTGVFLARRLSRPILKTAGAAGDIAAGKYNTRIDAETGTKEVDALISSINHLADSLEQQETLRRQLTADVAHELRTPLATVQTHVEAMMEGIWEPTRDRLESCYEEMSRLGNLVSDLERLARIESSNLKLNKTELDLAALTARILVSFEKDLKDKNLNAEIHGSCSLISADSDRMSQVLVNLISNAVKYTLEGGEINITLSDKEASVVFNIRDNGIGIPKEELPFIFERFYRADKSRNRNTGGTGIGLAIVKSIVSAHGGTVEAESRLNEGSDFTMILPKNLEENGRQTKLT from the coding sequence ATGAAGTTCAGTTTAAAAGCAAAGCTCTCAATGGCCATCGCCCTGGTGGCTTTGCTTACTGTCGCGCTGATCAGCCTTCTGGCCAATTATTTTATCCAGAGCAGGTTTGAAGGGTATATTGCTTCACAGCAGGAAAAGACTGCGGATCAGATCGTGGAAAGCATCAGTGTTCAGTACGACAGCGATGCAGATCAGTGGAATACGGATTTCGTCCATACCATAGGAATGTATGCACTCTATGACGGTTACATTGTAAAGGTCATTGATCAATATGGAAAGACGGTATGGGATGCATTGACCTGCGATATGAAGCTTTGCACGAAGGTGATGGATGACATCAGCCATCGCATGATGATGGAGTATCCGACGATGAATGGCGAATTCACCACAAGAGATTTTCCGGTGGAACAGGATGGAAAACAAATTGGTACTGTGGCTATCGGTTATTATGGTCCTTTCTTTTTCAGTGAGGACGATTTCCAATTTCTAAAAGCACTGAATCAAATTTTGATTCTGATCGGGGGGCTTTCTCTAATCATATCAGCAGGCACGGGCGTGTTTCTCGCCAGGCGGTTGAGTCGCCCTATCCTTAAAACTGCCGGTGCTGCGGGCGATATTGCCGCAGGAAAATATAATACCCGGATAGACGCAGAGACAGGCACGAAAGAGGTAGATGCCCTGATCAGTTCCATCAACCACCTTGCCGATTCTTTGGAGCAGCAAGAAACATTGAGGAGGCAGCTGACCGCTGACGTAGCTCATGAACTGCGAACTCCGCTTGCGACTGTCCAGACTCATGTGGAGGCGATGATGGAAGGAATTTGGGAGCCAACAAGAGATCGACTGGAAAGCTGCTATGAGGAGATGAGTCGACTTGGAAACCTTGTCAGCGACCTTGAGCGGTTGGCTCGAATTGAAAGCAGCAATCTGAAGTTGAATAAGACGGAACTTGATTTGGCTGCTCTGACAGCACGAATTCTTGTTAGTTTTGAAAAGGATCTTAAAGACAAAAACCTTAATGCTGAGATTCACGGGTCCTGTTCGCTGATCAGCGCTGACAGTGACAGAATGAGTCAGGTACTGGTAAACCTCATCTCGAATGCGGTGAAATATACGCTGGAAGGCGGAGAAATCAACATTACCTTATCAGATAAGGAAGCTTCAGTAGTATTCAATATCAGGGACAATGGGATCGGGATACCGAAAGAAGAGCTCCCGTTCATCTTTGAGCGATTTTACAGAGCAGATAAATCCAGAAACCGTAATACAGGGGGTACAGGTATCGGCCTTGCCATTGTAAAATCAATTGTATCAGCTCATGGCGGTACAGTGGAGGCCGAGAGCAGACTGAATGAAGGAAGTGATTTTACAATGATTCTTCCAAAAAATCTAGAAGAAAACGGAAGGCAGACGAAACTCACGTAA
- a CDS encoding DUF2318 domain-containing protein produces the protein MKKSTLIILVVAVFAAAAAAFVLLAPKDGDLALSGNPTKEAVLNENGDLVISGSDITETAAFYTYNELDKKMEIIAVKASDGTIRTAFNTCQVCYSSGKGYYIQEGEFLVCQNCGNRFGMDEVELTKGGCNPVPITDEYKTEADGVITIPKDFLEEAQVIFENWKI, from the coding sequence ATGAAAAAGAGTACATTGATTATACTAGTAGTTGCTGTATTTGCAGCAGCTGCAGCAGCCTTTGTGCTGCTTGCACCGAAGGACGGCGATCTTGCTTTGAGTGGGAATCCTACGAAGGAAGCTGTGCTGAATGAAAACGGGGATCTGGTTATTTCCGGTTCGGATATCACAGAAACTGCTGCCTTTTACACATATAATGAACTGGATAAAAAGATGGAAATCATAGCGGTGAAAGCATCTGACGGCACGATCAGGACTGCATTTAATACCTGTCAGGTGTGTTACAGCTCGGGAAAAGGGTATTATATTCAAGAAGGTGAGTTTTTGGTCTGCCAGAATTGTGGGAATCGATTTGGAATGGATGAAGTTGAGCTGACGAAGGGTGGCTGTAATCCGGTTCCGATCACAGATGAATATAAGACGGAAGCGGATGGTGTGATTACAATACCAAAGGATTTCCTCGAAGAAGCGCAGGTCATTTTCGAAAATTGGAAGATATAG
- a CDS encoding pirin family protein, translated as MNEFRMIKRIVKGQPAQDGAGVKLVRVFGQNDVKEFDPFLMLDAFDSLDPLDYIRGFPWHPHRGIETITYLIEGKIEHGDSLGNNGFIGSGDCQWMTAGSGIIHQEMPKPSPRMLGVQLWLNLPQKDKMTHPQYHDIKSSDIPVMKEEGAVIRLISGELNGNTGAMEGDYVKPLYFDADVAPGKEWTFETNPEDNLFLYILKGAGTFGSEEGDYAREKSAVLFEAGNKFRVRAAEEGIRFLLLAAKPLKEPIAWGGPIVMNTREELELAFRELDHNTFIKETLV; from the coding sequence ATGAACGAATTTAGAATGATCAAGCGAATCGTCAAAGGACAGCCGGCTCAGGATGGCGCCGGTGTTAAGCTGGTGAGGGTATTCGGACAGAACGATGTAAAGGAATTTGATCCCTTTCTTATGCTGGATGCCTTCGATTCGCTAGATCCGCTGGATTACATCAGGGGGTTTCCATGGCATCCTCATCGAGGAATTGAGACCATTACCTATTTGATAGAGGGAAAAATCGAGCACGGTGACAGTCTGGGAAACAACGGATTCATTGGAAGCGGAGACTGTCAGTGGATGACCGCCGGTTCCGGAATCATTCATCAGGAAATGCCAAAGCCTTCGCCGAGAATGCTGGGGGTTCAGCTCTGGCTCAATCTGCCGCAGAAAGACAAAATGACACATCCTCAGTATCATGACATTAAAAGCAGTGATATTCCAGTGATGAAAGAAGAAGGGGCTGTCATACGGCTGATTTCCGGCGAACTAAATGGGAATACCGGTGCAATGGAAGGGGATTATGTAAAACCGCTTTATTTTGACGCGGATGTTGCCCCTGGCAAAGAGTGGACCTTCGAGACAAATCCGGAAGACAATCTGTTTTTGTATATCCTGAAAGGTGCCGGTACCTTTGGCTCGGAAGAAGGAGACTATGCTCGGGAGAAAAGCGCAGTGCTGTTTGAAGCTGGAAACAAATTTCGGGTGAGGGCGGCTGAAGAGGGGATTCGTTTTCTTCTCCTTGCGGCGAAACCACTGAAAGAGCCCATCGCTTGGGGCGGACCCATCGTTATGAACACCAGGGAAGAGCTTGAGCTGGCTTTCCGGGAGCTGGATCACAATACGTTTATTAAAGAGACGCTGGTTTAG
- a CDS encoding DNA-deoxyinosine glycosylase, translated as MPKKNQTEEIKTTLQLVHHELEPIYDYGSRVLILGTMPSPKSREEGFYYAHPQNRLWRVLSELMGETLPVSTAEKKAFLRRHHIAMWDVLKSCRIKGADDSSISGAEPNDINSILSASNIRAVFTTGKKATDLYQRLCYPITGVPSRYLPSTSPANCRNCTLETLKDDYRIILDYL; from the coding sequence ATGCCGAAAAAGAACCAAACCGAAGAAATAAAAACAACGCTCCAGCTTGTTCATCATGAGCTGGAGCCCATTTATGACTACGGCTCAAGAGTGCTGATCTTGGGTACCATGCCCTCGCCCAAATCAAGGGAAGAGGGTTTTTATTATGCGCATCCTCAGAATCGCCTCTGGAGGGTACTTTCCGAATTGATGGGGGAAACACTGCCAGTGTCAACAGCGGAAAAGAAGGCGTTTCTTCGAAGGCATCACATCGCCATGTGGGATGTGCTGAAATCCTGCCGTATCAAAGGTGCAGATGACAGCAGTATTTCCGGAGCGGAGCCAAACGATATCAATTCCATTCTGTCTGCGTCGAATATCCGGGCAGTTTTCACCACAGGGAAAAAAGCAACGGATCTTTATCAAAGACTATGTTACCCCATAACGGGAGTTCCTTCCCGATATCTTCCGTCGACGAGTCCCGCTAACTGCAGGAACTGTACGTTAGAGACACTGAAGGACGATTACCGGATAATTCTTGACTATTTATAG
- a CDS encoding PAS domain-containing protein, with product MLGLSAIRDTVMNVAEAITAALEIETEIVDANLEIIGGTGRYTHKIGSFEEDGNIDSGAIYGKLLKSGRNYVCVDPESDLEYDPQEGEMAEICCPIKLEGMIVGLIGLVAFNEEQRDKIVMNKDTLTLFLERMAELLASKLSESEKRNQLQSIVESIHEGLIAIDNDCRIKSCNYEAEKLLGIKREFIEGSLLSEIWEIKDAERVIKSGIAAKDKEVIYRGRGEAEKRFLCSVVPIQAENREMRGFSALGAMILFQNISEVRERMYQMTGVDKHTTFQDIIGVSDPMLRAKRRTLQVSSSDSTILITGESGTGKELFARAIHAESPRNGYPFIAINCGAIPEMLLESELFGYEKGAFTGADSRGKPGKFEIAHKGTIFLDEIGDLPLHLQVKLLHAIQNRRIERVGSISPIDIDVRIIAATNKNLEKMIAAREFREDLFFRLNVIPIQIPPLRERDGDIELLLNYALDKFNKLLGKKIQRFSHDALRSLLNYGWPGNVRELENVVEYAINMEMSEEINKGNLPDKILRLQRSTGGRISLKEKLDDYQRVLIEECLNETGRSTEDKIIAAKKLGISESTLYRRIRELGIRG from the coding sequence ATGCTGGGATTATCTGCGATCAGAGATACCGTTATGAACGTTGCAGAGGCGATTACTGCTGCTTTGGAAATCGAGACGGAAATTGTTGATGCAAATCTGGAGATCATCGGCGGAACAGGACGCTATACTCATAAAATAGGGAGTTTTGAAGAAGATGGCAATATTGATTCAGGGGCGATTTATGGAAAGTTGCTGAAGTCAGGACGAAACTATGTTTGCGTCGATCCGGAATCGGATCTGGAATATGATCCTCAAGAAGGGGAAATGGCAGAAATTTGTTGTCCAATCAAGCTAGAAGGCATGATCGTCGGCTTGATCGGCCTTGTTGCCTTCAATGAAGAACAGCGGGATAAAATCGTCATGAATAAGGATACGCTGACGCTATTTTTGGAACGGATGGCTGAACTGCTTGCAAGCAAGCTGTCTGAGTCAGAAAAGAGAAATCAGCTGCAGAGTATTGTTGAATCCATTCATGAGGGCTTAATTGCCATAGACAATGATTGCAGAATTAAATCATGCAATTATGAAGCTGAAAAATTACTGGGGATCAAAAGAGAGTTCATTGAAGGCTCCTTGCTTTCTGAAATTTGGGAGATCAAAGATGCGGAACGAGTCATTAAGTCGGGCATTGCGGCAAAGGATAAGGAAGTCATCTATAGGGGAAGGGGAGAAGCGGAAAAACGGTTTCTTTGTTCAGTGGTTCCAATTCAAGCAGAAAACAGAGAGATGCGGGGGTTCTCTGCTTTGGGAGCCATGATACTCTTTCAGAATATTTCCGAGGTAAGAGAGCGGATGTATCAGATGACCGGCGTTGATAAGCACACAACCTTTCAAGATATTATTGGAGTGAGTGATCCGATGCTGCGTGCGAAGCGGAGAACCCTTCAGGTCTCTTCCAGTGATTCCACCATTTTAATCACCGGTGAAAGCGGCACAGGAAAAGAGCTGTTTGCTAGAGCGATTCATGCGGAGAGTCCGCGAAACGGATATCCTTTCATAGCGATCAACTGTGGCGCTATTCCTGAGATGCTCTTGGAAAGTGAGTTGTTTGGTTATGAAAAGGGAGCATTTACAGGTGCTGATTCCAGAGGAAAACCTGGCAAGTTCGAGATCGCCCACAAAGGAACCATCTTCTTGGATGAAATCGGTGATCTGCCGCTTCACCTGCAGGTAAAGCTTCTGCATGCTATTCAGAATCGCAGAATCGAGCGGGTGGGAAGTATCAGTCCCATTGATATTGACGTTCGTATTATCGCCGCTACAAACAAAAATCTTGAAAAGATGATCGCTGCTCGAGAATTTCGTGAGGATCTATTTTTCAGACTCAATGTTATCCCCATACAAATACCTCCTCTGAGAGAGAGAGACGGGGATATAGAGCTTTTGCTAAACTATGCGCTGGATAAATTCAACAAGCTTCTTGGGAAGAAGATCCAAAGATTCAGCCATGATGCGCTGCGCTCGCTGCTGAACTACGGCTGGCCTGGAAACGTCAGGGAGCTTGAAAATGTTGTTGAATATGCCATCAACATGGAGATGAGTGAAGAAATTAATAAGGGAAATCTTCCTGACAAGATCCTAAGATTGCAGCGAAGCACGGGAGGCAGGATCAGCTTGAAGGAAAAGCTGGATGACTATCAAAGGGTGCTGATTGAAGAATGCCTTAATGAAACGGGCAGATCTACCGAAGATAAGATCATCGCAGCCAAGAAACTCGGAATCAGTGAATCCACCCTCTACAGGAGAATCAGGGAGCTTGGAATTCGCGGATAA